The genomic window CGAGCGCATGCGGGCCACGCGTCGCACTAATCCCAGGCATCAACCGCTGCGCGGATGTGCCGCCACCTCACGAGCCGTTCGTGGCACCAGCGCATCCCACGGGCCTCGGTCTGCGCGGGAGCTCGAAGGCTCGGGCGTATCAAGAGGTCACCGCGGAGTGGGCTCGCACCACCAACACCAACGAGTGACCGAGGTGACGGTGTTGACGCTCGCGGGTGCTGGATGTCACCGGTCTGGCGAGAGGCATCAAGGCCCGTTCTTCAGAAGGCATACATCCAGCACCCGACTCGAACACCCGGGGAACTGGGTCACTCCCTCGGGATGCCCTTGGAAAGGGATTAGTTCTTCAGGTCGGCGAAGCCGTGCTCGCTCGCGGTTGACCAGATGGTTGGCCGCCTTCTGGGCGGCGGTGAGGGGATGGCCGCGGGCCGCTTTGCGGCCGGTGACGATCACCGAGTCGTCGGGGTCGTCGTCCAGACCGACGAAGCCGAGGTCCGCCAGCGCCCCAAGGTCGGCCTCCCGCAGGTGGGT from Streptomyces sp. DSM 40750 includes these protein-coding regions:
- a CDS encoding transposase family protein, coding for MGGVVVLLDGTLVRTRRRTGDANRPNYSGKHKTHGLLFLALTDEKGNLVWISAAKPGRSSEITTARHNKITTHLREADLGALADLGFVGLDDDPDDSVIVTGRKAARGHPLTAAQKAANHLVNRERARLRRPEELIPFQGHPEGVTQFPGCSSRVLDVCLLKNGP